A single window of Luteipulveratus halotolerans DNA harbors:
- a CDS encoding CaiB/BaiF CoA transferase family protein, giving the protein MTGALDGLVIADFGRVLAGPYATMLLADLGAEVIKIERPGTGDDTRQWGPPFTDEGESTYFLSVNRNKTSRTLDLRSAEGRSAATELIAAADVVVENFLPGAMDRLGLGYDDARALRDDVIYCSITGFGGESTLPGYDLLIQAMSGLMSVTGPSPEQPTKVGVALIDVITGLHAAVGILAALRYRAETGEGQRVEVSLLGCALSALSNQTSAHLLAGVTPRATGNDHPSISPYGVYATADRPLVLAVGNDRQFASLATVLGDEAMAADDRYATNAARVAHAEQLRGRLEAHLSRASAQEWAQRLAEVGVPAGPVNTVPEAFALAEQVGIDAVADVEGTSLVANPIRLSATPATYRTRPPRLVP; this is encoded by the coding sequence ATGACGGGTGCGCTCGACGGTCTGGTGATCGCGGACTTCGGGCGGGTGCTGGCCGGCCCGTACGCCACGATGCTGCTGGCCGACCTCGGTGCCGAGGTGATCAAGATCGAGCGGCCTGGCACCGGCGACGACACCCGGCAGTGGGGTCCGCCGTTCACCGACGAGGGCGAGTCGACGTACTTCCTGTCCGTCAACCGCAACAAGACCTCTCGCACGCTCGACCTGCGATCAGCCGAAGGCCGTTCTGCTGCAACGGAACTCATCGCTGCCGCCGACGTGGTCGTCGAGAACTTCCTGCCCGGCGCGATGGACAGGCTCGGCCTCGGGTACGACGACGCCCGGGCTCTGCGGGACGACGTGATCTACTGCAGCATCACGGGATTCGGCGGCGAGTCGACACTGCCGGGCTATGACCTGCTGATCCAGGCGATGAGCGGGCTGATGTCGGTGACGGGCCCGTCGCCGGAGCAGCCCACCAAGGTCGGGGTGGCCCTGATCGACGTCATCACCGGGCTGCACGCCGCGGTGGGCATTCTTGCCGCGCTGCGGTATCGCGCCGAGACCGGTGAGGGACAGCGCGTCGAGGTCAGCCTGCTCGGATGCGCGCTCTCCGCGCTCAGCAACCAGACGTCGGCGCACCTGCTCGCCGGCGTCACACCGCGCGCCACCGGCAACGACCATCCGTCGATCTCGCCCTACGGTGTGTACGCCACCGCCGACCGGCCGCTCGTTCTCGCCGTCGGCAACGATCGCCAGTTCGCTTCTCTCGCAACAGTTCTCGGCGACGAGGCGATGGCTGCCGACGATCGTTACGCGACCAATGCCGCTCGGGTCGCCCACGCCGAGCAGCTGCGCGGACGGCTGGAGGCGCACCTGAGCCGAGCGAGCGCACAGGAGTGGGCGCAGCGGCTGGCCGAGGTCGGCGTACCTGCCGGGCCGGTCAACACGGTGCCCGAGGCGTTCGCGTTGGCCGAGCAGGTAGGGATCGACGCGGTGGCCGACGTCGAGGGAACGTCGTTGGTGGCCAACCCGATTCGGCTCAGTGCGACGCCGGCGACGTACCGGACCCGCCCTCCGCGACTGGTGCCCTAG
- a CDS encoding asparaginase codes for MIDETAGARSHIAYFALGGTIASVPPAPGEPAQPGLSAADIAGSIEGLDEVADVMGEDLMKVSSARLDLTHMLRLRDAAAAAVDAGADGVVVSQGTDSLEETSYALDVLWDRAEPLVFTGAMRNPSLLSPDGAANLMAAVRTAASSQARDQGALVVLNDEVHAARYVRKTHTSNVATFGSPTVGRIGRLVEDRVELGLRVPRIPPMHVPSTVTIPPIALVTMTIGDDGRILRTLPDLGYEGVVLAGMGGGHVAVEWVEPLRDLAARMPVVLASRAGAGEVLSKTYGYPGSEVALLEAGLLGAGALDPLKARVRLALALAGGVPVAEAFAATGTTTGSVTGSRVR; via the coding sequence GTGATCGACGAGACCGCGGGCGCTCGCTCGCACATCGCGTACTTCGCGCTCGGCGGCACCATCGCGAGCGTGCCACCGGCACCGGGTGAGCCGGCACAGCCTGGCCTGTCCGCGGCCGACATCGCGGGCAGCATCGAAGGTCTCGACGAGGTCGCCGATGTCATGGGCGAGGACCTCATGAAGGTCAGCTCGGCCCGACTCGACCTCACGCACATGCTGCGGTTGCGCGATGCCGCGGCCGCGGCGGTCGACGCCGGCGCCGACGGGGTGGTCGTGTCGCAGGGCACCGACTCGCTCGAGGAGACCTCGTACGCCCTCGACGTCCTGTGGGACCGGGCCGAGCCGCTGGTGTTCACCGGCGCCATGCGCAACCCGTCGCTGCTCAGCCCCGACGGCGCGGCCAACCTGATGGCGGCCGTACGCACCGCCGCCAGCTCGCAGGCCCGCGACCAGGGCGCGCTCGTCGTCCTCAACGACGAGGTCCACGCGGCCCGCTACGTCCGCAAGACGCACACCTCCAACGTCGCGACGTTCGGGTCGCCGACGGTCGGACGCATCGGGAGGCTCGTCGAGGACCGCGTCGAGCTCGGCCTGCGGGTGCCGCGCATCCCACCGATGCACGTGCCCAGCACGGTCACGATCCCGCCGATCGCCCTGGTCACCATGACGATCGGCGACGACGGTCGCATCCTGCGCACCCTGCCCGACCTCGGGTACGAAGGCGTCGTCCTCGCGGGCATGGGCGGCGGTCACGTCGCCGTCGAGTGGGTCGAGCCCCTGCGCGACCTCGCCGCCCGGATGCCGGTGGTCCTCGCCTCGCGGGCCGGCGCCGGTGAGGTGCTGTCCAAGACCTACGGCTATCCCGGCAGCGAGGTCGCGCTCCTCGAGGCCGGCCTCCTCGGCGCCGGTGCGCTCGACCCGCTGAAGGCCCGGGTGCGGCTCGCGCTGGCACTCGCGGGCGGCGTACCCGTGGCTGAGGCGTTCGCGGCGACGGGTACGACGACCGGTTCGGTCACGGGCTCGCGCGTGCGATGA
- a CDS encoding YoaK family protein, with translation MLAAIAGFINSTLLVDLVYPVSHVSGSLTHFSMEVVEGDLPDLEQLMLILLGFFAGAVLGGAIIGGTETETGRRYGGALLIEAGLLAAAPLLDGAGLEPGAMIAAASACGLQNAMFSNYRGLVLRTTHFTGTLTDLGALIGRSTHKRTDVWFASVLVLTMLFFVIGGALGAVNAIDDGTNALYYPAGVCALLGIAYFTYHHRRAAADPETDKSDHELESDRV, from the coding sequence GTGCTGGCCGCGATCGCGGGGTTCATCAACTCGACCCTGCTCGTGGACCTGGTGTACCCGGTCAGTCACGTGTCGGGGTCGCTGACCCACTTCAGCATGGAGGTGGTCGAGGGCGACCTGCCCGACTTGGAGCAGCTGATGCTGATCCTGCTGGGGTTCTTCGCCGGGGCGGTGCTCGGTGGCGCGATCATTGGTGGTACCGAGACCGAGACCGGCCGCCGCTACGGCGGCGCGCTGCTGATCGAGGCCGGGTTGCTCGCCGCCGCGCCGCTGCTGGACGGTGCCGGCCTGGAACCCGGCGCGATGATCGCTGCGGCGTCCGCGTGCGGGCTGCAGAACGCCATGTTCTCCAACTACCGGGGCCTGGTGCTGCGCACCACCCACTTCACCGGCACGCTGACCGACCTGGGCGCGCTGATCGGGCGCAGCACCCACAAGCGCACCGACGTGTGGTTCGCCTCGGTGCTGGTGCTGACCATGCTGTTCTTCGTGATCGGCGGCGCCCTGGGAGCGGTCAACGCCATTGATGACGGCACCAACGCCCTGTATTACCCCGCCGGCGTGTGCGCACTGCTGGGCATCGCCTACTTCACCTACCACCACCGCCGAGCCGCTGCCGACCCCGAGACCGACAAATCCGACCATGAACTGGAGTCCGACCGTGTCTGA
- a CDS encoding carbonic anhydrase, producing the protein MSDIALLLENNTAWSKARTAADPDFFTRLSTQQAPDYLWIGCSDSRVPANQIIGLDPGEVFVHRNIANVVPHADHNSHSVIQYAVEVLKVSDIIVCGHYGCGGVAAAKNGTRIGLIDNWLRYIQDVYARHRAEVDALPEEQALRRLCELNAITQAEHLTHTPIIRDAWERHDGPTVHAWIYGLDDGRIHPLHSFTPDTAATHARAGVV; encoded by the coding sequence GTGTCTGACATCGCCCTGCTGCTGGAGAACAACACCGCCTGGTCGAAGGCCAGGACCGCCGCCGACCCCGACTTCTTCACCCGCCTGTCCACACAGCAGGCACCGGACTACCTGTGGATCGGGTGCTCAGACTCCCGCGTCCCAGCCAACCAGATCATCGGCCTAGACCCCGGCGAGGTGTTCGTCCACCGGAACATCGCGAACGTGGTCCCGCACGCCGACCACAACTCCCACTCGGTCATCCAGTACGCCGTCGAGGTCTTGAAGGTCTCCGACATCATCGTCTGCGGCCACTACGGCTGCGGCGGCGTCGCCGCCGCTAAGAACGGCACCCGCATCGGCCTGATCGACAACTGGCTGCGCTACATCCAGGACGTGTACGCCCGCCACCGCGCCGAGGTCGACGCCCTGCCTGAGGAGCAGGCCCTGCGCCGGCTGTGCGAGCTGAACGCCATCACCCAGGCTGAGCACCTCACCCATACCCCGATCATCCGCGACGCCTGGGAACGCCACGACGGCCCCACCGTGCACGCCTGGATCTACGGCCTCGACGACGGCCGTATCCACCCCCTGCACAGCTTCACTCCCGACACCGCAGCCACCCATGCGCGCGCGGGGGTGGTCTAA
- a CDS encoding acyl-CoA dehydrogenase family protein, which translates to MAQTLEQLFAIDGLIHEDEREIARAVRRFVDDRVRPHVAEWFDTAQVPARELTQELGELGVLGMHLEGYGCAGLSATTYGLACQELEAGDSGIRSLVSVQGSLAMYAIWKHGSEEHKQEWLPRMAAGDAIGCFGLTEPDFGSNPGGMRTRARRDGDDWVLNGAKMWITNGSVADVAVVWAQTDPDAGPRGIRGFVVPTDTPGFSAPEITHKMSLRASVTAELVLQDVRLPSSAMLPEVEGLRGPLSCLSEARFGIIFGSMGAARDCLETTIAYAQDRQVFDKSLASYQLTQAKIADMALELGKGQLLALHLGRLKDAGEVTGEQVSVGKLNNTREAIRIARECRTILAANGITLDYPVIRHANNLESVLTYEGTSEVHQLVIGKALTGADAFR; encoded by the coding sequence ATGGCACAGACGTTGGAACAGCTGTTCGCGATCGACGGGCTCATCCACGAGGACGAACGCGAGATCGCCCGCGCCGTACGCCGCTTCGTCGACGACCGCGTACGCCCGCACGTCGCCGAGTGGTTCGACACCGCCCAGGTGCCGGCGCGCGAGCTGACCCAGGAGCTCGGTGAGCTGGGCGTGCTCGGCATGCACCTGGAGGGGTACGGCTGTGCGGGCCTGAGCGCGACGACGTACGGCCTGGCCTGCCAGGAGCTCGAGGCGGGCGACTCGGGCATCCGCAGCCTCGTGTCGGTGCAGGGGTCGCTCGCGATGTACGCGATCTGGAAGCACGGGTCGGAGGAGCACAAGCAGGAGTGGCTGCCCCGGATGGCCGCCGGCGACGCGATCGGCTGCTTCGGGCTGACCGAGCCGGACTTCGGCTCCAACCCGGGCGGGATGCGGACGCGCGCCCGCCGCGACGGTGACGACTGGGTGCTCAACGGCGCCAAGATGTGGATCACCAACGGTTCGGTCGCCGATGTCGCGGTGGTCTGGGCGCAGACCGATCCCGACGCCGGCCCGCGCGGCATCCGCGGGTTCGTGGTCCCGACCGACACGCCGGGGTTCTCCGCCCCCGAGATCACGCACAAGATGTCGCTGCGCGCGTCGGTCACCGCCGAGCTGGTGCTGCAGGACGTGCGGCTGCCCTCGAGCGCGATGCTGCCCGAGGTCGAAGGGCTGCGCGGGCCGCTCAGCTGCCTGTCCGAGGCGCGCTTCGGCATCATCTTCGGCTCGATGGGCGCCGCGCGTGACTGCCTCGAGACGACGATCGCCTATGCGCAGGACCGGCAGGTGTTCGACAAGTCGCTCGCGTCGTACCAGCTGACGCAGGCCAAGATCGCCGACATGGCGCTCGAGCTCGGCAAGGGGCAGCTGCTCGCGCTGCACCTCGGCCGGCTCAAGGACGCCGGTGAAGTCACCGGTGAGCAGGTCAGCGTCGGCAAGCTCAACAACACCCGCGAGGCCATCAGGATCGCCCGCGAGTGCCGTACGATCCTCGCGGCCAACGGCATCACCCTCGACTACCCCGTGATCCGGCACGCCAACAACCTCGAGTCGGTGCTGACGTACGAAGGCACCTCCGAGGTGCATCAGCTCGTCATCGGCAAGGCACTCACCGGCGCGGACGCGTTCCGGTGA